The Epinephelus lanceolatus isolate andai-2023 chromosome 1, ASM4190304v1, whole genome shotgun sequence genome has a window encoding:
- the ccdc174 gene encoding coiled-coil domain-containing protein 174: MDKKKKPFDVTASSLVDLKAELYRKQEQFKQDKLGHENAGAAGVASKSKVKKRNVWSKQNAGVSARAEKDAEQLAEEQVNLDTSRRKLEEKAKLYDQMTKGDFPDEEAEGLFLVDFTQKIIDKKRETLAQKERERDDEERDNPSPVPPPQTPDEEWVDYVDSLGRSRRCMKKDLPGFQKMDLDLKGKGKPSADLLSEDMRRELQRQEWEREEEEAMKRPVGPIHYEDIRGQEARDLGVGYFAFAQDEEQRRKQRETLDMLRDQTTDQRTKREQLKEKRQAILQARLAKVRQRKMKKAKLDGTEEEQKEEENEGEEDESELIGPPPPPEDSPEVSTLKKVVVEIQERKDTRPGVPHVREWDRGKEFMFSEWKTRLRDERDSEFAPPSAYFTKEKSQRPGKTNFQSKSEMSFKWTKGPGGISESKEEPQSQPKTAPPPPQPQQNPPPPPPPSQPQASSQSSPLDHPADSAPVSAPPFNPQYAPPPFYPPFPPPQFAGPPHLRPPFPPQYPPQYPPQYPPQYPTQYPPQHPPQLQSQSQPQQTPQSVDPSQAQQPEQSLDDMLSFYRNIS, encoded by the exons ATGGATAAAAAGAAGAAACCCTTCGATGTGACCGCTTCATCG CTGGTAGATCTTAAAGCTGAACTGTACAGAAAGCAGGAGCAGTTCAAGCAGGATAAACTTGGGCATGAAAATGCTGGTGCTGCTGGAGTTGCATCAAAATCCAAAGTCAAG AAACGTAATGTCTGGAGCAAACAAAATGCTGGTGTTTCAGCAAGAGCTGAGAAAGATGCAGAGCAGCTGGCTGAGGAGCAGGTCAACCTGGATACATCAAG ACGCAAGTTGGAGGAGAAAGCCAAACTCTACGACCAGATGACAAAAGGAGACTTTCCAG ATGAAGAGGCAGAGGGGCTGTTCCTGGTCGATTTCACTCAGAAGATCATTGACAAGAAGAGAGAAACACTTGCACAAAAGGAAAGAGAACGAGATGATGAGGAAAGAGACAACCCGTCTCCTGTCCCTCCTCCTCAAACCCCAGATGAAGAATG GGTGGATTATGTGGACTCTTTAGGCCGATCTCGCAGATGCATGAAGAAAGACCTGCCAGGTTTTCAGAAAATGGACCTAGACCTTAAAGGAAAAGG GAAACCCTCAGCCGACTTACTCTCCGAGGACATGCGTCGAGAGCTGCAGAGGCAGGAGTGGgaaagggaggaagaggaggctaTGAAGAGgcctgttggacccatccactatGAGGATATCAGGGGACAAG AGGCTCGGGATCTCGGTGTGGGTTACTTTGCGTTCGCTCAAGATGAAGAGCAGCGCAGAAAGCAGAGAGAAACACTGGACATGCTCAGAGACCAG ACCACAGATCAGCGCACTAAAAGAGAACAGCTGAAGGAAAAGAGGCAGGCCATCCTGCAGGCCCGACTGGCCAAGGTGAGgcagaggaagatgaagaaggCCAAGCTTGATGGCACTGAGGAGGagcagaaagaggaggagaacgAAG GGGAGGAGGACGAAAGTGAATTAATAGGACCCCCACCTCCACCAGAGGACTCCCCGGAGGTCAGCACACTGAAGAAGGTGGTAGTGGAGATCCAGGAAAGGAAGGACACCAGACCAGGAGTTCCTCATGTCAGAGAATGGGACAGAGGCAAAG AGTTTATGTTTAGTGAGTGGAAAACTCGGCTTCGTGATGAGCGAGATTCAGAATTTGCACCTCCCTCTGCCTACTTTACTAAGGAGAAGAGTCAAAGGCCAGGGAAGACTAACTTTCAGAGTAAATCTGAGATGTCCTTCAAGTGGACTAAAGGCCCAGGAGGAATCTCTGAGAGCAAAGAGGAGCCACAATCTCAACCTAAGactgctcctccacctccccaacCTCAACAAaatcctccacctcctccacctccttcacAACCACAGGCCTCATCGCAGTCATCACCTTTAGATCACCCAGCAGATTCAGCGCCCGTGTCTGCTCCTCCTTTTAACCCCCAGTATGCCCCTCCTCCATTTTATCCtccatttcctcctcctcagtttGCTGGACCACCTCACTTACGTCCTCCATTTCCCCCACAGTACCCACCTCAGTATCCTCCCCAGTACCCACCCCAGTATCCTACCCAGTATCCACCTCAGCATCCACCTCAGCTGCAGAGCCAGTCTCAGCCTCAGCAGACCCCCCAGTCTGTAGACCCCAGCCAGGCCCAGCAGCCTGAACAGAgtctggacgacatgctgtcCTTCTACAGGAACATTAGCTGA